AATAGAGTGAGTATCCGGAGGTCACCGGGCACGATTGCGTAGTCAATCATCAGCATCAGACTGAGGGGCAAAAAGGCCTGAAAGGCAAGTTCTGCCACAAGAATCGCGAATATGATCAACGCCTTGCCTTTTTGTGCCTGAAAAAGCAGCAGAATCCGCTTGATCAGTTCAATCATGTCAATCAGCCTCCGTCTTCTATTGCGGGAACATAGATGGGTTCATCACTCAGTGAAAGCCCGGTAAACGTGGAAATGCCTGCGCGTTCCAACGCTTTTCGAAATCCGGGGTGATGGGGCAGATCTGCGATCAGCGTTTGTTTCAATGCCGTTGCCGCATCGGTGATCCAGCGCTGGGTCCACACCTCGGCGCCGAGTTCTTCATAAAGCGCCAGGCGTTCATCGTATTTCTGTTCATTGAACCTGACGGTAAAGGGATCTTCTGCAAAGGTAAGCTGTTTTTGAACCGGTGCTACAATACTCAGCTCGGAGAACGTCCATTTTAACTCGACCTCGAACTGTCTTGGAATCAGAAAACTGGTCCCATGGGCGATCACTTCGCCATGATGGACTTCATCGCCGGTGTTGATTTCAACCGGCCAGCGGATGGCATGATCGTCAAAAGCGTTCACAAACAGATCATAGAGGATCAGATAGCTCATCTTGTTCGCCTCACTTTACTATGGATTTTAACCGGAGACCCCGGCGCATGGATGCATCCATGTCGGCCAGTTCGGATTCGTTTTTCGGAACGTAGCACAGGCATGGCACAAATTCATCATCATTTTCATCGCAGTAAATCGGATCGGTCAATGCGGTGACGGGAAGTTTCATGATCCGGTTTAAGAGCCTGAAGAAGGACGGGCGGATCAAACAGAGAAACATGTGCGTTTGCAGTTCGTCCTTTCCAATCAGCATCAAATCGCGGATCAGGAGAAACAGGTGCTCGTTGCTCCGGTTTTCTTTGGCGATCGACAGTTTATCGAGTTCATAAACCGGGGCGGTCTGGCGTTTGACTTCAGATTCTTTGTAAAACGGGTAATCCCGTTCAATCAGACTCTCGCCTTCGGGTATGTAGGGAAGGAGTTCGAACGTACCGATCACTTCCCCTTCATTGTTCGAGATTAAATACTGCAGCCGTCCGCTTCGTTCGAGGTCTTCATAATACCAGTCTTTCCCTTCCCACGCACCCTTTGCAATCGCATAAAACTGTTGCTGCTCCGTTTTTGTCTGAACCACACGGTACGTCATGTCCGCTCCCTCATTTTCAGATCATTTCTGACATATTCAGGATGGACAAAGCTCGCTTCAAGAACTTCCGGGGTCACGTAGCGGTTCTCACCATGCGGTTTGATACCGGTGAGCGTTGCCGGGACTTTTTTCATGCCGATGGTAAAGGAATACAGGCCACCGTTATAGGTCGGAATCGTTGCGTGATACGTCTTTACCGCCGGGAAAAACAGATCCAGCACTTCGCGGATGTGCTGCAGGTAGAACATGTTAAACACCGGGGAGAGGCTCTGACAGCTCATGATCCCGTCCGGGTTCAGGCGTTTGTGGACGTTCTGATAAAATGGCTGTGAGAACAGTTCCACCGCAGGGCCCACCGGATCGGACGAGTCGATAATGACCACATCGTATGTGCGGCTGGCGTTGGCCATATACTTGACTCCGTCCTCATAGTGGACATGAATCTTTGGATCCAGAGGGCCTTCCCCGGCCACTTCAGGCAAAAAGCGCTGTGCAGCACGAACAACGGCCTCGTCAATTTCGATCATATCCACCCGTTCGACGGAGTCGTATTTGACGACTTCATTGGCGACACCCAGGTCACCGCCGCCGATGATCAGGACGTCTTTCGGATCCGGATGAAGAGCAAGTGGCATGTGTGCAATCATTTCATTGTAAATGAATCCGTCCATGGATGTGGTCTGCAGGATGTGATCAAGGATAAGGCAGGGCCCAAAATCATATGTATCGAGCACCATCAGATGTTGGTAGGGTGTTTGTTCTTCATGCAGGATCCGCCTGACGCGGTAGTTTAATGAAGCATTGTCGCCTTCTTCGACGAAGTACCACAGTTCGCCGTCTCGTTCCATTATGCTTTTGGGTAACATGGCATTTCCTCCTAATGTTGAGAACTGTTTTACATACCTTATCATATTCATCAGATAATTACTCGAAAATACGCATAAAATCGTCAAAAAAAAAGAAAGGAATTTGGTGAAGGGGGTAGATGTCCGTACCTCTTTCTGATATACTCGTTATAGAGAGGTTAGACATCATGCCCCATATTCTGGAGGGAACTTGTTTTGCTAATCCAAGACGCACGACACGAGAGGTGAACCACAATGTTTCAGGAAGTTATTCTGGCACTGATTGCCGGAGCGATCGTTGGCTTTTTATTTGGAGTGATTAAGTTGCCGATTCCTGCACCACCCGCCTTACCGGGCGTCATGGGAATCTTCGGCGTGTATCTTGGATTCAAACTGTTTCAGTATGTTTCGACAACCTTCTTCTCCTGACCCCGCCCCTTTGATTAGATTGATATAAAAAAACAGGCTGTTCCCGAATTCCCGGGGACAGCCTGTTTTGCGATCTATGACTCATTTTTTTTATATAGAAGAGGGACGGAAATTTGAGGGGATCCGTCCCAGCTTCAGCAGAGTTACTGCGATTCGCCTGTCTTGTCATCGAAAGAAACAGGCTGCGTTCATTATACACGTTACGTGGATAAATACCAACAACCGTATCGAAAATGAAAAAAACAGAAAAAATTTATGAATGAATAATCATTCACTAGAAAAATGTGCTATAATTGTCGATGAACAATAACCTGAACAGACGATTTTCTGACACAAAATCCGTCTGAAAAACAATCAGAAGACGAAAGGAGTGGCTGATATGGATCCGATTCTTATTAACTGGATCATGTTTCTTCTTGTAACCGCTTACGCTGTCTATCTTTTTTCATCCCTTGTCAAGACGCGTATCGAGTACATTAAACTGGGGCACAAGCCCGAATTTATTCTGACCGCGAAAGAACGGTGGAATGCGATTCTAACGAATGTATTTGGTCAGGAAAAACTGTTGAAAGACAAAAAGAGCGGGATCATTCACGTAATGATCTTCTATGGCTTTTTGCTTGTGCAGTTCAGTGCCATCGACGTGATTTGGAAAGGTCTCAGTCCTGGTGGGCACTTGCCGCTGGGACCGTTGTACCCGTTCTTCACCTTCTTCCAGGAAATCGTTGTGGTGATGATTCTTGTTGCCGTACTTTGGGCTTTTCACCGCCGGTACGTGGAGAAGCTTGTCCGCCTGAAGCGAAACTTCAAGGCGGGGCTTGTGCTGATTTTCATCGGCGGGCTCATGTTCTCCAAACTCTTTGCCAAAGGGTTTGAAATCGTCTGGCTTAACAAGGAACTGAGCATGTCCCAGCCGATTGCCTCGGGGATCGCGTCGATCTCAGGAGGACTCGGTGAAACAGGAGCGGCTGCCGGCTTTTTCATTATGTGGTGGCTTCACCTCATGTTCCTTCTTGTATTCCTGGTGTATATTCCGCAGTCCAAGCACGCCCACCTGATTGCAGGGCCTGCCAATGTATACCTCGGACCAACCCATAAGCGGGGGCAGCTGGAATCCATCAATTTTGAGCATGAAGATGCCGAGAAATTCGGGAAGAATCAGATTGAAGATTTCGATCAGAAGCAGCTCCTTGATCTTTATGCCTGTGTGGAATGCGGCCGCTGTACCAATATGTGTCCGGCGTCTGGCACCGGGAAGATGCTCTCGCCGCAGGATCTGATTATCAGGATGCGGGATCACCTGACGGAAAAAGGTGCAGCCATCACAACACGTTCCTCCTGGATGCCGGCATTCGCCTTCAGCAACACCCGCAGCAATCAGCTCGCTGCTGCAGGAGGGGATGAAGAGGCGCTTGCCCAACTGGATTTCAATCCGTATGACGTGAATCTCATCGGTGACGTTATCACTGAAGAAGAAATCTGGGCCTGTACGACGTGCCGAAACTGTGAAGATCAGTGTCCGGTCATGAATGAGCATGTGGATAAGATCATCGACTTGCGCCGTTATCTTGTGTTGACGGAAGGGAAGATGGAACCTGACGCGCAGCGCACAATCCAGAATATTGAGAAGCAAGGCAACCCGTGGGGCATAAACCGCAAAGAGCGCGAGAAATGGCGCGATGGGCGGGATGATATTGATGCACCTACCATTAAAGAAGTGAAGAAACGTGAGGAAGAATTTGAATACCTCTTTTTCGTCGGATCCATGGGCTCCTACGATAACAGAAGCATCAAGGTGGCCCAGTCGTTCGCCAAGATCATGAACGAAGCCGGGATCAAGTTCGCGATTCTCGGAAACAAAGAGAAAAATTCCGGTGACACACCGCGCCGCATCGGGAACGAATTCCTCTTCCAGGAACTCGCAGCGGATAACATTGCGGAGTTTCAGAAGAATGACGTGAAAAAGATCGTCACGATCGACCCGCACACGTACAATTCCTTTAAGAACGAGTACCCGGAATTCGGACTCGAAGCGGAAGTGTATCACCACACGGAACTGATCCATCAGTGGATCCAGGAAGGAAAACTGAAACCGACGAAATCGGTGGACGAAACCATCGTGTACCACGATTCCTGTTACCTCGGCCGCTATAACGACAACTACGATCCACCGCGGGAAATCCTCAAGGCGATCCCGGGCGTCAACCTCGTTGAGATGGAGCGAAACCGCGAAAACGGCATGTGCTGCGGTGCAGGCGGCGGCATGATGTGGATGGAAGAAGACACCGGTACCCGGGTGAACGTGGCCCGAACCGAACAGGCGCTGGAGACAAATGCCTCCATGATCGGCAGTGCCTGCCCGTATTGTCTGACGATGATGAGTGACGGGACGAAATCCAAGGAAGTCGATGAAGACGTGTCGACCATGGATGTGGCGGAGATTCTCGAGAGGTCTCTCGAGTTGTCAAAACCTGAACCGGAACCTGCCGAGGTGTAAACCGCCGGTGCGACAAGACGGAAACAGCGCGATGGATGCCTGTCGTTTTTCAAACAGAATGCGACAAGAACGCTGTATTGATGAAGATTCCTGTCGCAGATAGGATGAACAAGCAAAAGGCGGCGGCTGGAAAAACCGCCGCCTTTTTCCATGTGAATTTCCCTTCAGAGCGAGACAATTGAACACAACTGTTTTACAATAGGATTAAAGGTGAAATGTAAGCGCTTTATAAATGGGGGTAATAAAGTCCATTGTTGATTGCCGCAATGGGACTCATGAGCATCTGCCGATCGTGATAAAAAAACAACACCAGACGTACCGGCACCAATAATAAAGAAATCCAGGAGGGGTTATTGTGACAGAAACCGTTATTGTAAGCGGGGCACGAACACCATTTGCAAAACTCGGAGGCGCGTTATCTTCCCTGTCAGCAGCAGAATTGGGCGGCTTCGCCCTGAAAGAAACGATAAAACGCGGGGGCATCGACCCGCATCAGATTGATCATGTCCTGATGGGTTCCGTACTGCAAGGTGGGCAAGGTCAGCTTCCGTCCCGCCAGGCTCTTCACTATGCCGGCATTCCCTGGAATGCTGAAACCGAAACGATTAATAAGGTCTGTGCATCAGGGATGCGCAGTGTGACGTTGGGGGACCTGCTTGTGAAAACAGGTCAATACAGCACGATTCTCGCCGGCGGCATGGAATCCATGAGTCAGGCACCGTATTTTATGAAAGGCGCCCGCTTTGGTTTTCGCATGGGGGATCAGGCAGTGCAGGACATGATGGTGCACGATGGACTGACATGTACCTTCACGGGCGTGCATATGGGCAACTACGGCAATCAGGTGGCTGACGAACTGTCGGTTACCCGGCAAGCCCAGGACGAATGGGCGCTCAGAAGTCATCAGCTTGCAGGCGAAGCCATGGAGAACGGCCGGTTTGCCGAAGAAATTGCCCCGGTGAGCGTTCCGCAGCGAAAAGGTGAACCGTCGATTGTCTCTTTGGATGAAGCGCCGAGAAAAGACACCAGTCTCGATCGCCTCAAAGGCCTGAAGCCCGTTTTCGGTCGTGACGGTACAATCACTGCCGGGAACGCACCGGGGGTGAATGACGGTGCTGCGGCACTGCTTCTTATGTCGAAGGATACGGCAAAAGAGCGGGGGATGGAACCGTTGGCGACAATCAAAGGACATACGTCATTGGCAGTGGAACCTGAGAATTTCCCGAAAACGCCGGGACTCGTTATTCAAAAGCTCCTGAAAGAAACGGGGAAAGAGATCAGTGAGATCGATCTGTTTGAAATCAATGAGGCATTCGCGGCCGTGTCACTCGCCAGCAGTAAAATCGCCGGTCTCGATGATGACAAAATCAACGTCAACGGTGGAGCAGTGGCCCTTGGACACCCGATCGGTGCAAGCGGGACACGCATTATCCTCACCCTTGCCACCGAGCTGAAACGCCGGGGCGGCGGCACCGGGATCGCTGCGATTTGCAGCGGCGGCGGCCAAGGTGACGCGATCTTAATCGAAGTTGAGTAAACCTACAGGAGGGATCACACATGTCAAAAAAAATTGAACATGTCATGGTCATCGGCGCAGGTCAAATGGGTGCAGGCATTGCCCAGGTGGCGGCGATGAACGGCTATACCGTAACGCTTCATGATACGAAAATGGAGCTGGCGGAAAAGGGCATCGCCGGCATCAAAAAACGACTGGAGCGGGATGTGGCGAAAGAGCGGCTCTCCGAATCGGACCTTGCCCGCTTTTTGCGGCTCATCCAGCCGTCGGACCAGATCGGGAATGCGGAACATGCCGATCTGATCATTGAAGCGGCAGTGGAAAATATGGCTATCAAGAAGAATATCTTTGCCCAGCTGGACAGCTTTGCACCAAAGCATGCGGTCCTCGCAACGAATACCTCATCGCTTCCGATTACGGAATTGGCCGCAGCCACAAGCCGGCCGGAAAAAGTCATCGGGATGCATTTCATGAACCCGGTTCCGGTGATGAAGCTCGTGGAAGTGATACGCGGTCTGCAAACTTCGGACGCGGCCTTTAAAGCCGTCGAGGCAGTCGCCAAAGCCATGAAGAAAACCCCGGTCGAGGTGAATGACTTTCCAGGCTTTGTCTCCAACCGCATTCTCATGCCAATGATCAATGAAGCGATTTTCACCGTGTATGAAGGGGTCTCGACCCCGGAAGACATCGACAATGTCATGAAACTCGGCATGAACCACCCGATGGGGCCACTGACATTGGCCGATTTTATCGGACTGGATACATGCCTCTATATTATGGAAGTACTGCACGAAGGATTTGGTGACGATAAATACCGCCCTTGTCCGCTCTTGCGAAAATACGTCAACGCCGGCTGGCTTGGAAAGAAAACGGGCCGCGGCTTTTACGTCTACGACTGACGCACCAGAGATCATCAGCAGAAAGGGTG
This Salisediminibacterium beveridgei DNA region includes the following protein-coding sequences:
- the speE gene encoding polyamine aminopropyltransferase, which translates into the protein MLPKSIMERDGELWYFVEEGDNASLNYRVRRILHEEQTPYQHLMVLDTYDFGPCLILDHILQTTSMDGFIYNEMIAHMPLALHPDPKDVLIIGGGDLGVANEVVKYDSVERVDMIEIDEAVVRAAQRFLPEVAGEGPLDPKIHVHYEDGVKYMANASRTYDVVIIDSSDPVGPAVELFSQPFYQNVHKRLNPDGIMSCQSLSPVFNMFYLQHIREVLDLFFPAVKTYHATIPTYNGGLYSFTIGMKKVPATLTGIKPHGENRYVTPEVLEASFVHPEYVRNDLKMRERT
- a CDS encoding XapX domain-containing protein — translated: MFQEVILALIAGAIVGFLFGVIKLPIPAPPALPGVMGIFGVYLGFKLFQYVSTTFFS
- a CDS encoding (Fe-S)-binding protein: MDPILINWIMFLLVTAYAVYLFSSLVKTRIEYIKLGHKPEFILTAKERWNAILTNVFGQEKLLKDKKSGIIHVMIFYGFLLVQFSAIDVIWKGLSPGGHLPLGPLYPFFTFFQEIVVVMILVAVLWAFHRRYVEKLVRLKRNFKAGLVLIFIGGLMFSKLFAKGFEIVWLNKELSMSQPIASGIASISGGLGETGAAAGFFIMWWLHLMFLLVFLVYIPQSKHAHLIAGPANVYLGPTHKRGQLESINFEHEDAEKFGKNQIEDFDQKQLLDLYACVECGRCTNMCPASGTGKMLSPQDLIIRMRDHLTEKGAAITTRSSWMPAFAFSNTRSNQLAAAGGDEEALAQLDFNPYDVNLIGDVITEEEIWACTTCRNCEDQCPVMNEHVDKIIDLRRYLVLTEGKMEPDAQRTIQNIEKQGNPWGINRKEREKWRDGRDDIDAPTIKEVKKREEEFEYLFFVGSMGSYDNRSIKVAQSFAKIMNEAGIKFAILGNKEKNSGDTPRRIGNEFLFQELAADNIAEFQKNDVKKIVTIDPHTYNSFKNEYPEFGLEAEVYHHTELIHQWIQEGKLKPTKSVDETIVYHDSCYLGRYNDNYDPPREILKAIPGVNLVEMERNRENGMCCGAGGGMMWMEEDTGTRVNVARTEQALETNASMIGSACPYCLTMMSDGTKSKEVDEDVSTMDVAEILERSLELSKPEPEPAEV
- a CDS encoding acetyl-CoA C-acetyltransferase, which produces MTETVIVSGARTPFAKLGGALSSLSAAELGGFALKETIKRGGIDPHQIDHVLMGSVLQGGQGQLPSRQALHYAGIPWNAETETINKVCASGMRSVTLGDLLVKTGQYSTILAGGMESMSQAPYFMKGARFGFRMGDQAVQDMMVHDGLTCTFTGVHMGNYGNQVADELSVTRQAQDEWALRSHQLAGEAMENGRFAEEIAPVSVPQRKGEPSIVSLDEAPRKDTSLDRLKGLKPVFGRDGTITAGNAPGVNDGAAALLLMSKDTAKERGMEPLATIKGHTSLAVEPENFPKTPGLVIQKLLKETGKEISEIDLFEINEAFAAVSLASSKIAGLDDDKINVNGGAVALGHPIGASGTRIILTLATELKRRGGGTGIAAICSGGGQGDAILIEVE
- a CDS encoding 3-hydroxybutyryl-CoA dehydrogenase; the protein is MSKKIEHVMVIGAGQMGAGIAQVAAMNGYTVTLHDTKMELAEKGIAGIKKRLERDVAKERLSESDLARFLRLIQPSDQIGNAEHADLIIEAAVENMAIKKNIFAQLDSFAPKHAVLATNTSSLPITELAAATSRPEKVIGMHFMNPVPVMKLVEVIRGLQTSDAAFKAVEAVAKAMKKTPVEVNDFPGFVSNRILMPMINEAIFTVYEGVSTPEDIDNVMKLGMNHPMGPLTLADFIGLDTCLYIMEVLHEGFGDDKYRPCPLLRKYVNAGWLGKKTGRGFYVYD